Below is a window of Musa acuminata AAA Group cultivar baxijiao chromosome BXJ3-11, Cavendish_Baxijiao_AAA, whole genome shotgun sequence DNA.
ggttCAATAGCAGTTAGTTggatcgattgaaccaactaacgcaaTTTCTTACCTCAAAAGCTGCCCTTCACGCCCGCGCAACCCCGAGCCAACCCTAGCGTTTTCTCTCGCTGCCTCCGTCATGGACGCTTTCTATCACTACCTCCACCGCAATCTTCCTCTGTCGCCGACCATCTTTCTCCCGTTGCTGTCCACTGTCGTTGTTGTCCGCTGCTGTTATCCCCTGCCGCTATTGTCGTTCGCAACGCTACCACAGTTGTCTTAGACTAATCCTCCACCGCTGCTTCTCTTCCCACTTTCTACTATCGGTTTCACTATCGGTGATATTTTTTATccctttattaattatattatttttttatattttaagattTTAGAGCATCTTATTTCGTTCGGACGAGCgtctagcgcctcgggcattttgggGCTTTGGTGTCTTTTAGCATCTagggctttttaaatcactgacctGATCATTAAAAAGGTTGGAAAAATATCACAAGAATTACAGCATTTTTAGATGGTGCTGAACATACATTTGTTATTAAGAAATCTAACGGCTATTGTATTGGCTACAGTGTTTCCATTAGTGAAAAGAGTTTCAAAACCAGATGCATGGCACAGTTTGAGACCCAAACAATTGGGCATAGTTTACCACTTAGCTACAAAGCATTGAAGAACTTCGGTCATAATACACTGAAGCTTCACTCTAATTTAAAAGGGATCACTAAATGATCTTTTACTCCACTGAAACTTGGTGGAATTCAGACAATAAGAATTTTGGCAGAATTCACACAATGAAGATTCGTTTATTTATGCATAATGATGAGAATATAAAAGGACTCAAAATGAGCTTTTGTTCCACTAAAGTAGAGCAGAATTCAACAACGAGGCTTcattcaactaggcaaacaaatcagATTATAAAAGAACATACAAAAGGAGCTTTTTTCCACTGAAGTTGATAAGAATTCAACAATGAGGCTTCGTTCAAGCATACAAATAGATCAGAATGTGAAAGGACTCACTGAATGAGCTTTTGTTCCACAACAATTGGGCTGAATTCAGCATCCTAGCAAGAAGCTTTGCTGTTCACAGCCACATTGGCACTGCTATCGACCAAGAAACCCCTCTCCACAGCATAATCTACAAAACTAGACAAAGGCTGCACCTTGTCCCCGTACTTGTCCCCAAACCTCTCCAGCTCCTGCTTGGCCTTCGTCTTGAACTCCTCTACCATCTTCAATGCCCTCTCCATCCCCAGTGCCGTGACCACGCTCGCATTGCTCCTCATCTTCCCCGCCCCTCCGTTCGACTCCATCAGCACGTCGTCCACCAGTTGGTACAGCACCCCCATCGTCCGGCCGTACCGCCTCAGCGCCTCCAGTTCCTCATCACTAGCGCTGCCCAGCAGCCCCCCGCACACCGCGGAGCACTCGGCCATCTCGCCGAATTTCTTCTCCAGGACGAGGACGACCGCCTCCTCGCCTCCGCAGGAGGCGCCGGATAGGTCGAGGAACTGGCCGGCGGCCATGCCGGTGGACCCGACGGCGCGGGCGATCTCGGCAAGGACGCGGAGGACGGCAACATGGGACACTAGGTCGGGCGACGGGGTACGGGCGACGATGTGCTGGTAGGCGAGGGGGAAGAGGGCGTCGCCGGCGAGGACGGCCATGTCGACCCCGAAGAGGGCGTGGGTGGAGGGGCGGCCGCGGCGGAGCGGGGCGGCGTCCATGCAGGGTAGGTCATCGTGGACGAGCGAAGCGGCGTGGATCATCTCGAGGGCGCAGGCAGCGGGGAAAGCAGCGGAGCGGTGGCCGCCGACGAGCTCGCAGGCGGCGATGCACATGATAGGCGGCGCGCGCTTTCCGCCGCCGGAGAGGACCGAGTGGCGCATGGCCTTGTGGACGCTCTCCGGGTAGCGGATCGGGACGGCGGAGTCGAGATCTGCCTCGATCTCGGAGATCAAGGACGTCCAGTAGCCGCGGAGGTCGAAGGCGGGCGCAGCGGCGGCGGAGCAGCGGAAGGGGAGGGAGAGGGGGCGGGGTTTGGGGAATAGGAGAGAGGATGGCGGGGGCATTTTGGGACTGGGGACAttgggaaggaggaggaagggaaAGGCAGAGGCCATGGAAGAACGTGATCTCGATGACGACGATAAAGAAGACGATTTCGGATAATTAGTTTGCGTCGCAGGTTACTATTTAGACCCATATTTTTactattgatatttttttactgTTTATGATCATCTCAttctgattttatttatttatttatttatttatttattttattattactattattattattatcttcacgTATCACTCTCAATTAGTCCTGaataagattaaaattaaattataaatatcttattaataaattattataaattttaacttaaatattttgattaatgattTAGGTCAAACACCTTTGTCCCTTATTTACTGCAAACTTTGGACTATTATACACCGTAAGAATCCAACGTATCCTTTCCTACAGCGACTTTGCAACGTTCGCTGTCTTCAGTTCattgccttcttcttctccttccgttCCGAACCTTGAGACAGCACAGTCCGTGGCAAACAGATGGGACGACGAGAACTTTTTCTCGCCGCCCATGATCGGCATTGCAGCGCCGATCTTGACTCGGCTGCGGTAGTCCGGAGCATAGGTCTGTCCCAGGATCCCATGCAGTGAAGGACTCGGCGAGCTCAGCTTGAAGCTGAGCTCCAGATGAGCAAAGCAGTCGTCGTCCTCAGCTATGTCGTACCCGTGCACCCTCGATTCCTCTGCGGTGATCGGCACCACCCTCGCTCTTATCTCCACGAGACCCGTTACTTCCACCACCACGTCGTTCTCCGCCGCAACGCGTTCGATCGTCAACCCTGCTCCTCGAGACTCCCAGACCGCGCCCTCTCCCGACGGGATCTCGACGTCTGCTCCGTCGAGTTGGATGTGGATGTTGTCGTCGAATGCGTGCCACCGTGAGACCTTCCTCGCGCCGACGAACAGCCGGTGCCGGCCGAAGAGGACCCCGATGGACTGGACCCAGGTGAAGTCCCTCCCCTTGCGGTTGTTCTTCCCGATGAAGTGGCCGTTGATGTGGATGCCGGCGTCGGAGACAAGGCAGAAGTCCTTGTCCTTCCTCCCGTGGAAGTAGAACATGATGCCGTCCCCGCCGATGAAGCGAGGGTCTTGGCATACCGCTCCGGGCTTGTCACAAGCTGCCAAGGTTCTAAGATGAACTGTGCATTTGCGCTAACAGTAACAGATATGAGAAGAGAGAAGCTTACCACAATATGGTTTGCAGATCTTGCAATCTACTTGGCAGAATTTAGGACATCCAGGAGGACAGGTGTGGGGGACTCCGTAGCATCTCCAAAAGTAAGGGTTCTTACAGTGGGCTTTTGCAGGCTTAGCACTCACAATGCTGCAGAAGAAACAGTTGCTTAGAGCTAAGAATAACAGCCAGGTAAACCTCATGTCgcttccttttcctcctcctcctcgtcctgctAAAGCTTGAGCTTGACAAGGTCGAAGTTAGAGGGTTCTTATATAGACGGAGATGCTTAGGTATGCCCGTTCCGGTGgagaacaaagaagaagataaCAAGAAATTAGGTCTTGGCTGCCTAACCAAAAAGACAGTCTAATCTCTCTTAATTTCTTTGGTGTGTTCACTAATCTGAAATCTGATGAAGAGCACAAGTGATCTTTGATGCTAGCCAAAGAAAAGAAGAGTAAATTCTTCATTCCTTCATCGGAATTTGAAGGCAGTGAGAAAGGCAGATACATAGCTTGAAACTTTGACTTCTGCATCTTCAATGCCCGCATTGGTTAGCATGCGGAATATGGTGACTGTAATCTGAATCTTCATCTAAGCAAGAAATAGATGACTGTGACTGACAGTAGAATGTCAAATTAATGGTGACAGAATCAGGTTGAAGTCCATTGCAGGGATTCATACCATACCGTCCAGAAGTCACTAAGAAGTGCAGCAGACCTAACGATGTTATATGGACctttttcttcctcatctatACTTACCACCTATGCATGGTATTATCCCTAACATCGAATACAAAGGATTTGGAAAAGATCAAGAACACAAGATTTACGTGATCCGAATACATGATTAATCTATAAGTTTCCATGGCATAATCTCAGCAGAAGCACAACCCTCATTGAACATCTCGAAAATTTAATATCATGTTTTTACTCTCTCTAGAATATTTAAAGTATCTTCATACATTCTCTCTCACTAAGACTTGTAGacatgcatataagatatttatagaataattaaatatttcatttctcgaaatatttccatatagaAGTTTTTCTATACTTCGATTTATTGGCTTCAGAAATTTAAAAATACTATGAAAGTTAAATAACAATAAGATTTATTTTAGGAAAGACAACTAAAATATATTTGGTatacaagcagaatattatgttaTTAGGTGCAGTGACACCTTTTCTCAGAGGGGCCAGTGCAAACTTCCTGGCTTTGCTTGCATTCTTCTCTGAGACACCTATTTTTGGTGAGAGCATGTTAGGTTGATTAAGACTGCAAACAACTTTAAGGTGTAAAAAGTGCCCATGCTTTACTGACTTTGAGGTTTGGCGAAGCTTGATATGCCTAACACGCAAGAGCTAGCAAATTCACACAAGGGAGATCAAacaaggagggagagagagagagagagagtagattcACATAAATGGCATTGTTTAGGCTCCAGTACTTTTTTCATCATTATCTGGGGAGGAACAGCGAGAAGAGAGTATGAAGTGACTGTACTAAAACTTGGGAAGGACAAATGGAGCAGCGGCTGAATTCCTCCCTTTTGTCTCCTAATGTACCGTCAGTGATGATCTCTTAACCCCCACCTCACCACCCCCTTACTGCTATCATCCCTCATTTGCGCAGTAATTCACCTAACACACCCTTTGCATGCATTTATTGCTTTGGCTAAGTCTCACTGGCATCCCTGTCGTTAACAATGAGTACTGTCTTCCTCCTTGTGTTGATGATAGGTAAGTCTTGCATCAATCCAAGAGGAGACCACAGTATAGCAGCTCTACTTTTCATGTCAGTCCATATGACTCTTCACAGGTAAAGGGAAGGGAAGCTTTGGTCCAGCTTCTCATGACATCGGAGGAGCTTAACTCGTCCTGTAGCATTTGAAGCAGCTcaagatcaagtggggaagcGCCGAAGGATAATTCCAGAGCTGTTCTTGCATCTTGCAAACTCATGTAGATCATGTGAACGTAGTGCAGCCTCTTTATATTTGATGGGCGCCACTTCTTCGTACTGGGCACATCAGACTGTCTATGGGAGGGGGGAAAAGATGGAGTTCTCCCATGATCCATATGTCATATATATTTCAGTAGTTTAAGAGTGGGCTCCACTTTACGTTAGATTTGGACAGACCACAGACCTCAACGTTATCTCTGAGCCGGTGGCAGCTTTTGTATTCCTTAGCTTGCGTTTGTATGGGAGTTTGGTGTTGCACAGCAGTGAAGAGTGAGGTGCACAAGGCAAGAAGCATTGGGACATCCAATTTTGTTTTGTCTCCTCTTCTCTCTAATTATGATCACACCGCAACCAAAAAGTCACGCCATTCCCACCTTCTCCACTCATTGTTCGTCTCTTTTTAAGCTTTTCTTGGTCTCAAACAACGACTatacctctttctctctctctagatATCTATCTATAAGTATACTCCATCTCTCACTCGAATTCAATGGCTGCGGTGTGGTTGTTGTCATGTGGGTTTAACAAAGGGTCTCTCACAGAGGTTATTTGGCATTCTGTCCACCTCCAAGTACTGATCCCTCTCTTATACATCCCCAAGGAGAACAACAACTCGATGGAGGTGGGCATCCTGCCAACTGACCTATGTTGGCTTCTCTTTGTGAAACTCATATGATAGATCTCTTCGCCAAGTATAATTTCTGcagtaaagaagaagaagaagaagaagaaggtgaggaTTATGACCTATAAAtacatatgtatgcatgtatttaAGTCTCCtattaagtttctatttttcctgGCAACAATTGTAACACAGCATCATTGTATGTTTGAAATCGCGTTGACTGCTTTCTTTTGCCTGTGCACACTGGGAATGATTGCTATAAGCAGATTCTCAGGTCCCTTTGCTTTTCTCCTCCTTAAGTGTCACTCATCTTTCTTGGACTACTGCTTGTGTTTCCACATGCAGATCGAGTCCCCCACTAGGCTGGGAAGAGGATGAGAGCTGACAACATCAaaaggttagaacaattcaagATTTGCTTTCGTCTGTTCATTTGCTCTATCTTGCCCAACATTTGATTTACTGGTTAAGGACATGTACTGTTGAGGTCTCGTAACCCTGATTCATGTTTTTTGAGCTTTGTGCTGAAGCTAGAAACCAGGACTTCCATCTCTCATCTCAGTCTTCATCCATCATACACCATCAAATGATGATGGTGTGTTCCCTGGGCCGTATCTCTTTCTAAGAAACCCTAATCTTCTTTTGTTTCTCTATTTTGATCTCTGTACCGGTGGAAAATGACTTCACTTAACCTCATCTTAGCTTCTGTCCTATTTTGTTTTGCTTGGCTACACTCGAAAAGAAAGATCTACATCATCTGGAATTATAGATATACCTTCCTCTTAAGTTAGAAAAAACATGTGTGGTTGTGATAAAGAGCAGACTgaaatcatgctctttttttccccttttcttttattgtttcttTTCCTACTGTGCTTGTTGGGGTTTTCTTATTTGTTGGCCATATTAGAAGAGAAGATCTTAGTAgataatttactctcaaataAACTAAGCAACAAGTATTACTGCTGCATCTAATCCTCCTTGCATCAGAGACCATCAGTTGCCCCAGTAATTGTTTCTCTTCTTTTGGTGCTAGAACAGCTGTCTTTTGCATGTATGGTGGAGATAAGATACGATGATCTCTGTTGAAGAGAAGAGGATATATTTATAGAGTTAATGTACTGGTAAACTAGTGTTCTCAACGGGATGACACATTTATTGCTTCATTCCATCTCTAAGTTCATTGTGTGGGTGGGTATAGGAGAGAAATAGATAGGTGGACATCAAAATGGTGGAGTGCGTCATTGCCTTCCCATCGGGCGTCGAGCAAGAGGTAGGTTGATATCATCATTACCATTGCACCAGCATTGCTGTTTCTTGTGGAGTAGGGATCTAATGATGGAAGGCAGAACACTTCATGGCGTCTTGCGATGTCAATGTTAACAGGCTTGCTTGGGAATCTCAAAGTCTCAGCAGACAACTTGAAGTCAGTAGGAAGGAAGAATGCACAGTGATGAAAGAGGCTATAACTGGCATTAGGGAGAATGGACTTGCTCTAACACCAATGTTTGGATGTGATCATTACGAATGATCAGATCAAGAGGATGAAACCTTTTGTAAACATACTGTTACCATGTTAGGTAAATGATTACTTACTCCCAAATTGCATCTGAGTTCACATAATATATTACTGATATTTTGAAAAGCTCAATTGGCTTGCTTTTGTGGAGATCAAAAGCTTGACAGTACTGGCATTCTCTGGATATATGTATATTGTTCTCAAAATTATCTACTATCTTCAGGTTTAAAAGACACATTCAAAGCTTATGTTTGAATGCAAATCTCCTCCTGAAGCTTGCACCAACATGGTTTCTATCTTTGTTAACAGATTATATGTGAATTTGCAATAGCATATTATTGCAGACCCTCATTACCTAGAAAATGCTCTTCATGCTCCTCTACTAACTACTGCTGAGTTCTAAGCAGTCTCAATCCTTGATATAGTTAACTTCTATCACCCCATCATCTTGTTTCATATTCCACACTCCATCTCAAATGTATCCTATGATATCTTGAGACCCTTAAGTTAGGTCTTTTCATTTAAAAACATTCATCCCTTTATCTTCATGTCTTTGGtatttt
It encodes the following:
- the LOC103970126 gene encoding heterodimeric geranylgeranyl pyrophosphate synthase small subunit, chloroplastic; this translates as MASAFPFLLLPNVPSPKMPPPSSLLFPKPRPLSLPFRCSAAAAPAFDLRGYWTSLISEIEADLDSAVPIRYPESVHKAMRHSVLSGGGKRAPPIMCIAACELVGGHRSAAFPAACALEMIHAASLVHDDLPCMDAAPLRRGRPSTHALFGVDMAVLAGDALFPLAYQHIVARTPSPDLVSHVAVLRVLAEIARAVGSTGMAAGQFLDLSGASCGGEEAVVLVLEKKFGEMAECSAVCGGLLGSASDEELEALRRYGRTMGVLYQLVDDVLMESNGGAGKMRSNASVVTALGMERALKMVEEFKTKAKQELERFGDKYGDKVQPLSSFVDYAVERGFLVDSSANVAVNSKASC
- the LOC135652199 gene encoding uncharacterized protein LOC135652199, producing the protein MRFTWLLFLALSNCFFCSIVSAKPAKAHCKNPYFWRCYGVPHTCPPGCPKFCQVDCKICKPYCACDKPGAVCQDPRFIGGDGIMFYFHGRKDKDFCLVSDAGIHINGHFIGKNNRKGRDFTWVQSIGVLFGRHRLFVGARKVSRWHAFDDNIHIQLDGADVEIPSGEGAVWESRGAGLTIERVAAENDVVVEVTGLVEIRARVVPITAEESRVHGYDIAEDDDCFAHLELSFKLSSPSPSLHGILGQTYAPDYRSRVKIGAAMPIMGGEKKFSSSHLFATDCAVSRFGTEGEEEGNELKTANVAKSL